A single window of Crassostrea angulata isolate pt1a10 chromosome 8, ASM2561291v2, whole genome shotgun sequence DNA harbors:
- the LOC128161137 gene encoding uncharacterized protein LOC128161137 encodes MLCFRLYDDDLSEVYFRNLSKNIKTMAGNEDDMLKEALFKANLQTLHSNFLKENIDFEIAQNLSDGQLSSLGVATIGERHKLRNALRDVAVVASKHQDPEPGSNIRSIQIERSRLFASGRTRTSVYSKTKKKKPRTWTATFICLADRNQMKVPTSMEREVLFKAGLGYIKIQLCEEDKEDDMMEKLTNENNFYQLKNIGGFELLRCKSNCRELCAIDCPWTVSDLKAAVGSQAKIYIRPIQRSLSLKQTQPQKETTRKEKCKGCEKEYPINDLRNHVKYCFLSKEFPESDEEQYELPDPFGDENITNLYNIQMNESLQTPLDAASEMQLLQVTEHRSNWLPPAASVPVQPSDRSNSIHVPPNASVSVQPSDINTEHMVLPDAFVPVQSSYRSNWIRVPPNASVSVQPSDINTEHMVLPDASVSVQPSDRSNSIHVPPNASVPVQPSDRSNWIHVPPAASVPVQPSDRSNWIHVPPNASVSVQPSDINTEHMVLPDASVSVQPSDRSNWIHVPVHVPPAASVPVQPSDRSNSIHVPPNASVPVQPSDITEHTVQPNASVPVQQSDITEHRLPMMETTQYPNNSLNNFPESGHERLIEPEQRLTSTEDTISLAEYRMSEKEDAPSQVEDNNFQQLLTTVSDVVGMVKNYCEEKNIVDPVDILKIFQKHIVTGRKLDLVSDSETIEGLTNLIMVDRHNILKTAVDEIQSLEDLRPCLEVQFYGESAVDLGGPRKEFFALVLREIKEMYFNPVKEWTPSSYEAVGKILALSLLQNGKLPRVFSSDIVEEFTSPNAREFIQELRKGLDALGLCQMMCTFPQLLHLFTDNDTQNFLTLKRLTSLLKADFSVDGSNQRQTEGKIYSAFIKYLREVAGKYENF; translated from the exons ATGCTGTGCTTTCGTCTTTATGATGATGATCTTTCGGAAGTTTATTTTCGGAATCTctctaaaaatattaaaacgatGGCGGGAAACGAGGACGATATGCTAAAGGAAGCATTGTTTAAAGCGAATCTACAAACTCTTCACTCAAACTTTTTGAAGGAAAACATTGACTTTGAAATTGCCCAGAATCTCTCCGATGGTCAGCTATCTAGTCTTGGTGTAGCGACCATCGGGGAGAGGCATAAATTAAGAAATGCGTTGAGAGACGTTGCAGTTGTGGCATCAAAACACCAAG acCCAGAGCCTGGGAGCAACATAAGAAGCATTCAGATTGAAAGGTCACGCCTCTTTGCTTCTGGTAGAACTAGAACATCAGTATactcaaagacaaaaaaaaagaaaccaagaACCTGGACAGCAACTTTCATTTGTCTTGCTGACCGAAACCAAATGAAAGTGCCAACATCCATGGAAAGAGAAGTTTTGTTCAAGGCTGGTTTGGGTTACATAAAAATTCAGTTATGTGAAGAAGACAAAGAAGATGACATGATGGAAAAGCTCACTAATGAAAACAACTTCTACCAACTCAAAAATATTGGTGGATTTGAATTGTTACGATGTAAATCCAACTGCAGAGAACTCTGTGCAATTGACTGCCCATGGACTGTCAGTGACCTAAAAGCTGCTGTTGGGAGCCAAGCAAAAATTTATATTCGTCCCATTCAGAGAAGTTTGTCTTTGAAACAAACACAACCCCAAAAAGAAACGACTAGGAAGGAGAAGTGCAAGGGGTGTGAAAAAGAATATCCCATCAATGATCTGAGGAACCATGTGAAATACTGCTTCCTATCTAAAGAATTCCCCGAGTCTGATGAGGAACAATATGAACTTCCAGACCCATTTGGagatgaaaatattacaaaccTATATAACATTCAGATGAATGAAAGTCTACAAACTCCACTTGATGCTGCATCTGAAATGCAGCTGTTGCAGGTTACCGAACACAGAAGTAACTGGTTACCACCAGCTGCCTCTGTTCCTGTGCAGCCATCGGACAGAAGTAACTCGATACATGTACCACCAAATGCCTCTGTTTCTGTGCAGCCATCCGACATTAATACAGAACACATGGTTCTACCAGATGCCTTTGTTCCAGTGCAGTCATCATACAGAAGTAACTGGATACGTGTACCACCAAATGCCTCTGTTTCTGTGCAGCCATCCGACATTAATACAGAACACATGGTTCTACCAGATGCCTCTGTTTCAGTGCAGCCATCAGACAGAAGTAACTCGATACATGTACCACCAAATGCCTCTGTTCCTGTGCAGCCATCAGACAGAAGTAACTGGATACATGTACCACCAGCTGCCTCTGTTCCAGTGCAGCCATCAGACAGAAGTAACTGGATACATGTACCACCAAATGCCTCTGTTTCTGTGCAGCCATCCGACATTAATACAGAACACATGGTTCTACCAGATGCCTCTGTTTCAGTGCAGCCATCAGACAGAAGTAACTggatacatgtaccggtacatgtaccaCCAGCTGCCTCTGTTCCAGTGCAGCCATCAGACAGAAGTAACTCGATACATGTACCACCAAATGCCTCTGTTCCTGTGCAGCCATCAGACATTACAGAACACACAGTTCAACCAAATGCCTCTGTTCCTGTGCAGCAGTCAGACATTACAGAACATAGGTTACCAATGATGGAGACAACACAGTATCCCAACAACTCATTAAACAATTTTCCTGAAAGCGGACATGAAAGATTAATTGAACCTGAGCAGAGGTTGACTAGTACAGAAGATACTATTAGTTTGGCAGAATACAGAATGTCAGAGAAAGAAGATGCACCTAGTCAGGTTGAAGATAATAACTTTCAACAACTCTTAACAACAGTGTCTGATGTTGTAGGAATGGTTAAAAATtattgtgaagaaaaaaatattgtggaCCCTGTCGACatcttgaaaatttttcaaaaacatattgTCACAGGGAGAAAACTAGATTTAGTGAGCGATTCAGAGACTATAGAGGGCTTGACAAATTTAATAATGGTTGATAgacataacattttaaaaacagcTGTAGATGAAATCCAATCTTTAGAAGATTTGAGACCATGTTTGGAAGTGCAGTTTTATGGAGAG TCTGCCGTAGATCTCGGTGGACCAAGGAAAGAGTTTTTTGCTCTTGTGCTCAGGGAAATAAAGGAGATGTACTTCAACCCTGTGAAGGAGTGGACACCTTCAAGCTATGAAGCAGTAGGAAAAATATTAG CCCTGAGTCTCCTCCAAAATGGTAAACTTCCAAGAGTTTTCAGTTCAGATATTGTAGAGGAGTTTACCAGTCCCAATGCGAGGGAGTTCATTCAGGAGCTTCGAAAGGGATTAGATGCCCTTGGACTTTGTCAG ATGATGTGTACGTTTCCACAGCTTCTTCATCTGTTCACTGATAATGATACACAAAACTTTCTGACATTAAAGAGACTAACTAGTCTTTTGAAAGCGGACTTCAGTGTGGATGGGTCCAATCAAAGGCAGACAGAGGGGAAGATTTACTCTgcattcattaaatatttgcggGAGGTTGCTGGTAAGTATGAAAACTTCTGA
- the LOC128158899 gene encoding uncharacterized protein LOC128158899: MENKMDDILRELKMAQFTDAFKKEKITPDIVCFLNRNEMLQLGLHPQEMTKLRNFCINYGTKQPTRQISGCGASKFSIPKDILRNFIEDGFSISNIASLLSVSEKTIYRRMQEYNLKKQVYTDIDDREITKIVKDLIEEFPSCGEIMLGHILQQKNIKIERAKLRLILHEHDKDGIMARRSGRLQRRTYQSQGPNHIWHIDSNHKLVRWNFIVSGGIDGFSRMIVFLKCEDNNKADTVFKCFMEGVKDFGVPLRVRTDKGMENSKIADFMIEKRGSSSMLLGKSVHNQRIERLWRDVLNGVLGYYYRLFYFMEEEEILDPLNEIHLLALHYIYLPKINEKLKLWSNAWATHKLRTVKASPVCLWTAGNFNNPVGDDVSDSVDNLLEHGLNELEENPRPIFEGLSLLNPLCLEELERRCPATWTSINHGIDKYQICVEVSKSFNF; this comes from the exons ATGGAAAATAAAATGGATGATATTTTACGGGAGCTTAAAATGGCTCAATTTACAGATGCTTTCAAGAAAGAAAAGATCACACCGGATATTGTGTGTTTCTTAAACCGCAATGAAATGTTGCAGCTTGGATTACATCCTCAGGAAATGACGAAACTTAGAAATTTCTGCATAAATTACGGAACAAAGCAACCGACTCGTCAG atatctGGTTGTGGTGCATCAAAGTTTTCCATTCCAAAAGATATTTTGCGAAATTTCATAGAAGATGGcttttctatttcaaatatTGCCAGCCTTCTTTCGGTGTCGGAGAAAACAATATATAGACGAATGCAGGAATACAATCTAAAAAAGCAGGTGTATACAGATATTGACGATAGagaaataacaaaaatagtGAAAGATTTAATAGAAGAGTTTCCCTCATGTGGTGAAATAATGCTTGGACACATTCTGCAACAAAAGAATATAAAG ATAGAAAGAGCAAAGTTGagattaattttgcatgaacaTGATAAAGATGGAATAATGGCTCGGAGATCCGGACGGTTGCAGAGGAGGACATACCAGTCACAAGGGCCAAATCATATCTGGCATATTGATTCTAATCACAAACTTGTTAGATGGAATTTTATAGTATCAGGTGGTATAGATGGATTTAGCAGAATGATAGTCTTTTTGAAATGTGAGGACAATAACAAAGCGGACACtgtgtttaaatgttttatggAAGGAGTAAAAGATTTCGGGGTTCCATTGCGTGTACGTACAGACAAAGGAATGGAAAATAGTAAAATAGCAGATTTTATGATTGAAAAGAGAGGATCTTCTAGTATGTTACTGGGGAAAAGTGTGCATAACCAGCGCATAGAAAGATTGTGGAGAGATGTTTTAAATGGTGTTCTTGGCTATTATTAcagattgttttatttcatggagGAGGAGGAAATTCTAGATCCCTTGAATGAAATTCATCTACTCGCTCTTcattacatatatttaccaaaaataaacGAAAAATTAAAGCTGTGGTCAAACGCATGGGCCACTCACAAATTACGTACTGTGAAAGCTAGTCCCGTGTGTCTTTGGACTGCTGGAAACTTTAATAACCCTGTTGGGGATGATGTTTCTGATAGTGTTGACAATTTATTAGAGCATGGATTAAATGAGTTGGAGGAAAACCCTCGGCCTATTTTTGAAGGACTATCTTTGTTGAACCCACTTTGCTTGGAAGAATTAGAAAGGAGATGTCCAGCAACATGGACATCTATAAATCATGGGATAGACAAATATCAAATTTGTGTAGAAGTTTCGAAGAGTTTCAATTTTTGA